The genomic region CAAAACATTACTACTGCACCAAACCTTACTACTACACAAAACATTACTACTGCACCAAGCATCACTACTGCTACACAAAACATTACTAGTACTACACAAAACATTACTACTGCACCAAGCATCACTACTGCTACACAAAACATTACTACTGCACCGAGCATCACTACTGCTACACAAAACATTACTAGTAGTACACAAAACATTACTACTGCACCAAGAATCACTACTGCTACACGAAACATTACTAGTACTACACAAAACATTACTACTGCACCAAGCATCACTACTGCTACACAAAACATTACTACTGCACCAAGCATCACTACTGCTACACAAAACATTACTAGTACTACACAAAACATTACTACTGCACCAAGCATCACTACTGCTACACGAAACATTACTAGTACTACACAAAACATTACTACTGCACCAAGCATCACTACTGCTACACAAAACATTACTCCTGCCACACAAAACATTACTACTGCACCAAACCTTACTACTACACAAAACATTACTACTGCACCGAGCATCACTACTGCTACACAAAACATTACTACTGCACCAAGCATCACTACTGCTACACAAAACATTACTAGTACTACACAAAACATTACTACTGCACCAAGTGCTACTGCTACTACTACACAACACATTGCTACTACTCCAAGCACTACTGCTACTATTACACAAAACATTGCTACTGTACCAAGCATTACAAATACTACACAAAACATTACTATTGCACCGAGCATCACTACTGCTACACAAAACATTACTACTGCACCAATCATCACTACTGCTACACAAAACATTACTAGTACTACACAAAACATTACTACTGCACCAAGCATCACTACTGCTACACAAAACATTACAAGTACTACACAAAACATTACTACTGCACCAAGCCTTACTACTACACAAAACATTACTACTGCATCAAGCATTACTACTGCTACACAAAACATTACTACTGCATCAAGAATTACTACTGCTACACAAAACATTACTACTGCACCAAGCCTTACTACTACACAAAACATTACTACTGCATCAAGCATTACTACTGCTACACAAAACATTACTACTGCCACACAAAACATTACCACTGCACCAAGCATCACTACTGCAACACAAAACATTACTAGTACTACACAAAACATTACTAGTACTCCAAGcactactgctactactacaCAAAAAATTACTGCAACTACACAAAACATTACTACTGCACCAAATGTTACTACTATTACACAAAACTTTACTACTTCCCCAACAATTCCTATTACTACATCTAAAACTTACACTACACCTTCTACTTCTACTAGTACTACATCTCCAACTTCAGTTACCCCGCCTACCACCACTGCCCTGAAATGTGATAATGGAGGGGAAAACGTAAACGGTGTCTGCCTCTGTCCTGATGAATGGACTGGAGAGACATGCTCAGAAggtaagaacaaacaaacaaacaaacaaagaaggtTGAattttttgttcactttttagATTTGCAGAAAACAGCAACTATGTGATGCTATTAGCCGCAAGCTGATGCTTTGTGTCAGTAATTTacttttatatttgttgttacattaaagtttacataaattacattttttctgtgATATAAAGATGTGGGAAACCACAACCAGATCgttaactgaaataaataactaaccaACACTTTGAGCAGTCATTACATGTCCAAACTTAGGATCTTCGGGTCTTTACTTTATTGTGTGATCCAGCTTTTAAACTACAAAAATCCTGTCTCagttataaaacaaaacaaaacaataagagaTGGTTATgcaaatgcaattttaaaagaACATGCCATTGGAGTCCGCTCAAATGTGATTGGTCAACAGTCAACAGCATTCAGATTGTAAATAATCACTGAAACTCAAATTCTTTCTCTAAACATGGATCATcgatttttttccacttttgtatttttatataaataactaATTATATGTTTTTTCTGCCTATATTTTAATACCTTTGTCTTCTTAGTAAATTTCTGCGCAGCCCAACGATTTGAAGGATTCAGGTTCCCCCGTACACCCATTGGTTGGTTCGCATATTCTGATGAAATATGTGAAGTGGGAACAAGTGGCGGTAAGTCATCCCTTCAGTCCAACATCACTTTGTCAGGTACACCCCAATGTAGTGATGTTTGTCTTTCTATCCCCACTCAGCTGGAAAACCTCAGGCTTCAACCAGATGCTTGTTCATGAGCGAATCACCAGGTTTCAACACTCTACATATCTTCCAGTGTAACCTGACACTCAGTGATATACAACAAAATGTAAGAACTGTTTTTATTCTTCTGAAGACTTATTACTTGATGGTCTTATACAGTTGCAGCTTGAACTGAGTATTTTATGTAATCCGGTAAAAAGGCAGCAAGACATGCACAGGATTACACATTCATTTAaggaccacaaaaaaaaaaagaataaacgtATTTCTTCCACTCAGCTGACCAGTCCAGCTGATTTAGAGATGCTGGCAACCAGCACTCAGATTCTGACATCCAACCCAGAAGAGCTGACGGCCGAAAATGTTACAGCAGCGGCTGAGATCGCCAAcacactgctgctgtctgcaaaCGCCACAGAGGTACAAACAGTCAACAAAACTTAAGAAAAAACCCTGCTGTAGCATCAGTAGTTACTGACTGTAGCATCCTGGTTCATGTTTGTGTtgcagagtgtcagagtggcaGCAGTAGCAACGGTCAGTCAGCTGCTGAACACCACTGTATCAGATGACACAGAGGAAAACAACACAACTCTGGGGTGAAGTACtaagaataaaatattaatctaTTAACTCATATGACGTCTTCAATTGTGTTTAGCTTAAATTAGCCGCTTTTCCTGGTTTAAAGCAACTATACTCACTAGGTACTTCATTAAATACACATTGATTGTTGCAGGTTGGACTGATGCTCTTTTAACTTCAGAActgcatagattcaacaattTGCTGGAAATGTTCCTCaaattttggtccatattgtcATGATAGCATTGCACAATTGCTAGAGATTTTTTGGTTGCACACCCATAAACCCCTTTTCAGGCTGTTTTCTGTAAACTCGACATTTAAAGAGAACACCCGTTTTAAGCAAATATCCCAGCAGATCATCAGTTTCCAAAATACACAGACCAGTGCATTTGACACCAAAAAACTACATTCAAAGTCCCAACCTGTCCCCATTCTAATGATCAGTTTGAAATTCAAGATGGTCATCTTGACTATGTCTATATGCATGCATGTACTGAGTCACTGCCATGTGATTTGCTAATTAGATACTTTCATTAATGAGCAATTTTGTAAATGTATCTAACAGACCAGTGAGTGTAAGACAGCCTGTTTTGTGGTTGCTTTTGTATGTTATCTCCAGGCTGACGGTGACTCTGGATCAGCTCTCTGTGAACCTCAGCCTCAATCTCAATGCATCTCAATCTCAGATAGTTCAGCCAAACCTGGTGGTCCAGTCAGCACAGATTTCTGCTGCAGGCACTCAGGGAGTCCAGTTCACTTCTCTTAAAGGTCAGTGAGAAACGGTGTTAAAGAAAAGTAATCCtccaattttttaatttttttcccccattttacTGCTTTTCATCCCTTACATACAGTTTGGGTCAAATTTGACTAACTTTGACACTAATAAAAATACGCTAATAAAACTTTTAACATTCAAGGCATATCTGTTCAGATAGATATTAGATCCACCGGTGTGCGTCAAGTCAAGAAATATTGTGGTTTTAGGGAATctttaaactgtaaaactgtgttGAAGTGGGGACAGTTAACagaactgtttgtgttccccCCACAGTTGTCCAGGTTCTTGCATGGACAGGCACACACAGGTCTCCTCTCAGAATATCATGATGTAGTGGAACAATTTCAATATTTGTAGCTTTAAGATTAAAGATCCAGTGGTAAGGTTCTGCATTTTTTATTATGTGATCACAAACAGCTCACTTCTTTTGCTGCTACAGGGACATCTGGCAGTTTTGTAGCTGAGAGAATTCAGCTGAACACAAATGCAACACAGGTTGTGGTGGAAAACGGTTTCATAGCTGATGCCCTCATTTATGTAAGATTCCCTCAAGGTGAGTTTTCTAGACTTACACGGTCTTACAACAGAACTTGTTAAGATGCTTAAGGTGTCACTAAGAGGTATTTAAGAGAgctgttttagtttgttattaataaaaatgGAGCACTTCTATTTCAGACATTGTCAGTTCTTGTTACACCCACACAAAAGTTTACCAACTGCAGTGGATTTCTTTCTCTTATGTCAGGCAAAGGTGTCAGAAGTCGTCAGACAGACTCAAACGTCTCTCTGGGTTTCGTTCTCTATCAGAACGATCGTTTCTTCCGTTCAAAACTCTACTTGAGGCGACGGGCCACCATCAGGGTCCTGTCAGCCAGCGTCAGAGGGCAGGAACCCAACATGGTGCCACAACATGTGGAGATGATGTTCAGGCCAAGAGTAAGAAATCCAGCATTTCAAATTAAAGtcaattttaatatttgttgaCCTATTTTAAGTCAGTTTTATCTTCAAGATTTCAGATAATGGTGACCACTGGACAGCTTTTCCTTCAATAACTTGTGATCTCACCTGACAATGTATCATGTTTGACCTTTATCTGCAGGTTTAGGGCACACAGATAGTGAGCAGTGTTTATGGTGTTTTTTATGAGACAGATAAATTAATAAACTTGCAGTAGCTGTAGCAGCTGTGATAATGGTGTAAAAATAGAACAATACCAATATACACATCACAAAGTAAAATATTCATACCTAACTTATGAccagttgtgtttttattgttaaaatggttctgtgttattttcaaaGAACTGCATATGTGCAATAAACtctaaaaatgtgaaacataCCATCTGCTTTTGAAAGCAAATTGTATGTTTACATGTAAATCAGAGTTGTGGATTTCTGAGTAAGGCTGTGTATTTCTGTTTCAGAACATAAGTGGGACGTCTCTGTACGACttctcttgtgttttctggaacTACAGTCAGAAGGACTGGAGCACCAGTGGTTGCTCTAAAGGAAACACTTCAGATGGACTCATGAGGTGTTTCTGTAACCACACCACCAACTTTGCTGCTCTCTGGGTGAGGGTCACAACTTTTCAGGGCAATAGATGACGTTACAGTGTTGGGTTGCAAATTTTGAAGCCTATATGATAACCTTCAGATCCaattaaaaccaaaacactCAGAAAGATCCTCTGGAAAAGACTAGAATTCTTGGAACAGAGTTTATTAAACAGTGTCATATGAAGAGCAGAACAGTacatttacagcaaaaaaacacaTGGAAAGCAAGCAAAGCAAACCCTGGGGTGTAGGGTCTTAAAgcacaaacagcaacaacacacaaaatgacaaaaaggaaaaaagcagcaGTCTGGGGCATATCGACCCTCCTCTTACAAAGGATCAGTGACCGCTCCTCCTGTTGTTTGGTAAATTTCCACccaacagcaggaggaggagcaggaattTCCGATCAAATCTACAAATGTCAATATTATCTTAATTATTGATACTTTTCTCCAATCCATTGTTAATCATACTTGCACCTTGCTCCTTTCTTTTAATCTTACACTTATGTTACATACCTTTCTGACCCTACCCCATAACTTTTCAAGCACCAGTCTTACATCCATCATTTTGAAATGTGTCCCTTCATCGGTTTTATGGCCAAAGTGATTCCAAAAGTTTGCAAAACGGCAGCTAACAGTTAATCAATTTGACAATTTTGTCAGGTGCACTTGTCAGAAGTAAACTGGTATCTATGCTAAGAAAGGGTTTTTCTCATCTTCTGGCGGCTGATGCGAGAAACTGAATCCCAGGTGCATGCCCACCGGGGCCAGGTTTGTTTACCGTATAGGTAATGAAAGGGCTGGACACAACGTGGAGCAAAAAAGATGAGCACGGAGAAAAAGGGTCCCAGGTGCATGCTTTAGCAGTGCCAAGTTTAATTAACCCTATGTTTGGACTAGTCACCATTGGCCTTAACACAATCAAAGGTTACTTACTGATCCTAATTACTACATTTTCAAACAGTATTGAACAACATGTGTTCATACAACAAGTGGCACAAACTTCATTAATATAATTAGAGATAATATTTGACTTAAATATGTGGGTCTTGTGATCTCGAACATGTGATTCCATTATATAAAATACTCCAGtataggtatatatatatatatatatatataaaaaaccacccagcacgcccccctgcgggcggtttatccttcaagctcgggtcctctaccagaggcctgggagcttgagggtcctgcgcagtatcttagctgttatatatatatatatatatatatacagtggggcaaaaaagtatttagtcagccaccgattgtgcaagttcccccacctaaaatgataacagaggtcagtaatttgcaccagaggtacactttaactgtgagagacagaatgtgaaaaaaaaatccatgaatccacatggtaggatttgtaaagaatttattcgtaaatcagggtggaaaataagtatttggtcaataacaaaaatacaactcaatactttgtaacataacctttgttggcaataacagaggtcaaacgtttactataggtctttaccaggtttgcacacacagtagctggtattttggcccattcctccatgcagatcttctcgagagcagtgatgttttgcggctgtcgccgagcaacacggactttcaactcccgccacagattttctatggggttgaggtctggagactggctaggccactccaggactttcaaatgcttcttacggagccactcctttgttgcccgggcggtgtgttttggatcattgtcatgttggaagacccagcctcgtttcatcttcaaagttctcactgatggaaggaggttttggctcaaaatctcacgatacatggccccattcattctgtccttaacaaggatcagtcgtcctgtccccttggcagaaaaacagccccataacatgatgtttccacccccatgcttcacagtaggtatggtgttcttgggatgcaactcagtattcttcttcctccaaacatgacgagttgagtttataccaaaaagttctactttggtttcatctgaccacatgacattctcccaatcctctgctgtatcatccatgtgctctctggcaaacttcagacgggcctggacatgcactggcttcagcagcggaacacgtctggcactgcgggatttgattccctgccgttgtagtgtgttactgatggtgacctttgttactttggtcccagctctctgcaggtcattcaccaggtccccctgtgtggttctgggatctttgctccccgttctcatgatcattttgatcccacgggatgagatcttgcgtggagccccagatcgagggagattatcagtggtcttgtatgtcttccattttctgatgattgctcccacagttgatttttgcacaccaagctgcttgcctattgtagattcactcttcccagtctggtgcaggtctacaatacttttcctggtgtccttcgaaagctctttggtcttggccatggcggagtttggagtctgactgtttgaggctgtggacaggtctcttttatacagatgatgagttcaaacaggtgccattcatacaggtaacgagtgggggacagaaaagcttcttacagaagacgttacaggtctgtgtgagccagagattttccttgtttgaggtgaccaaatacttattttccaccctaatttacgaataaattctttacaaatcctaccatgtgaattcatggatttttttttcacattctgtctctcacagttgaagtgtacctctggtgcaaattactgacctctgtcatcattttaagtgggggaacttgcacaatcggtggctgactaaatacttttttgccccactgtatatatatatatatatatatatacagtgttgggaaggttacttttaaaatgtattccattacagaatacagaatacatgccccaaaatgtattctgtaacgtattccgttacattactcaatgacagtaacgtattctgaatactttggattacttaatatattatcatgctttttacaacaacgtgaatgtactattgctgtgtgatttattactattactgaaggtccgcgactccgaactgtagtaaagggacctctgactaatacggcggggtccctgtcggctcgtagctgaaaaatagctttactttgttgtgtgggtcaacttttcttgcgagagacagagagaggcgttgaaaggctgctccaacggaacttattgttttcggaggaaaacacgaacacggtgtacagtcgagtcttcatagcttacttacaactgggctcgtcaggcactcttcttggctgcagtggttattattatatttacatgcttccagctcccgtttttcctcagtgacaactcgtacctttccactcccctttttctccctcctcgcgctcacagacccctaacgtgtatggcagtccattctccctgcaacacggaatacactgcccatgatgctacattctttagagctatgcttgtagcattctgcctgttagcttagcacaacaaaaacgaaaaggcgctctctcacccaggaaacacacagtcgcagagagagagagagagcgtcgcccggtaaccatggcaaccgtaacactgccacctggaacaacagaacgtagctgtcaaacaaaacccaaacagtcctaacccgcgacaaaatgaaacaggaaagtaccgcagtgtaatccatttatttcaacaaagtaactgtattctgaataccacctttttaaacggtaactgtaacggaatacagttacttatattttgtattttaaatacgtaacggcggtacatgtattccgttactccccaaaactgtatatatatatatatatatatatatatatatatatatatatatatatatatatatatatatatatatatatatattaggggtgcaacgatattcgtatcgatattgaaccgttcgatacagtgctttcggttcggtacgcatatgtatcgaacaatacaacatttgtaatttattttatcaactttccttctgacgatgctgtctgtgttgagcgctcagtgaatctgtgttcgactactccgcctaggctgcactgttgagcgcagatccactgagcactcaacacagacagcatagtcaggaggaagagcgcagggcaagctagcgagacagaagttaagctctccttgcaagatggacctcccccaccctcattcagatctggcgtttggaattattttggttttcatgtgacgtatgaccctgaaggtaagcgagtcatgaactaaagtaaaacagtatgttggatgtgccatgcaatgcttaattacattggtgtgaactagtgtgttagcgcagttagctcgttaacgtgttggccgtctagccccatgcacggggcgatcggcggtagctcgttaacggagatttgccgtgttgtggcgttaaggtcatttcaacgagattaacctgaaagcactagtgggaacacaacgaatatgactgcacatttacgccgacatcatcctagtgcaaagacaaaaacaacaagcatgctactaactttagccgagtcatttagacagctgttagcacgtgattctccttatgctgctgagaatatagcccagaagaagcggatagtatagcttttattttggaaagagacatttctctgtaataaactctcttttccaaagatgagtgattcctcaatcagatacagggcttgcaaaatcgctagcccgacgtcccggagctagcgatctttccagtcgggctacaaaaatctctctgccctgcccgtcgggctattgtaggaaaaatatatgtcaatgcttttgcattctttcagaaatgtagctgggtaattatgtcattggcatcggtgagccactgtcaatatgtgacatattgaaatcgcgtttgaatttgcgcttgtttttttgctttcactttgcaatgacagcactgatctgtgagtgatgataatttgtgcaccaattcctctgacatcgtcttattaatcgttagcttactatgcaaacatgacaagtgaaatctcccacagcaagcttaaacatgtgagaggttgatcgcgcagagaatcgctgagcttatgtgagtccgtgtgtaaaagtagcagtatatatattttagttctgctgagccaaataagacaggtcggggtgaagaagtgacagccaaagaaaagcttaccacaaaacggagaagttatgacaaatcagactataaggcaaaaagaaaatgcagctttatggtttcatggacaaaagaatttctgtggctgcaatatgatgagctaaataaccggggctgcacataagtggtccgcaggtgcgcattcgctgtcaaaataaaaaacgcgcacaagggttagggttaaatttaaaaactgtacttttgagttaaaatatatatttataattttaataaatgacaaattaaaaaggcatgaacatttttttgtatcgaaaaaatatcgaaccgtgacaccaaagtatcgaaccgaaccgaaccgtgaattttgtgtatcgttgcacccctaatatatatatatatatatatatatatatatatatatatatatatatatatagtgtatatGAGTATATATGATTACATAGTATATATGTGAGTATATGTCAAGTGTATACAGGTATATATGTCATGTATATCATACAAAAAAACCTCAACAACAGCTTGTTAAACCTTGGTCATGACATAGCTCAAAATGTAAATCTAACTCATCGCAgatattttatgagtttaaaTCTGAATCCTATTTTTCAGTCATACAGAGAGAACTACGAGTATGCAGAAGCTCTGGGTGTGATCTCCATTGTGGGACTTTCTCTTTCTATTCTGGGTTTGGTTGTGACGATCATTTAtcacattaaagaaaagtaagTTTGGGTTACTTCACAGATAAGAAATGATGTTTAATTATGCTGCATTAAAATTCTCTCATCACATTTACCAAACACTTCTAGTTGTTATTTAACAAACTGAAACTTTCTTGGATGCAACAAatagttattttcattttacattaatgctttgattattttatttgaccTATAAAGTCTAAAAGTAGTAaaattgctgtctgtctgtttttatatatatatttttgtggtgtttttctttaagaaaTACCAAAACTTAAAAGATATTAAAacttctttgttatttttctctctgtagCTTCTTCAGCAAGTCTCATGGGCAGCCAAGTAACTTGAATTCAAAGCTGGCTCTGCTGTGCATCTACCTCAGCCTGCTGGCCTTCATCATCACCTTCCTCTCTGGAGTCCAAAACTCCAGCAGACAGAACGACACTAAGGTGCAGAGTGATGATCGGATCAACAACATCTTGAACTCTGATGAACACATAGAACCAGACCGCGGCTCGTGTACGGCTGTAGCAGCTCTGCTGCACTTCCTCCTGATGGCCACCTTCATGTGGAACAGTGTATACAGCACTCAACTGGTGCTGCTGGTCCGGTCAATGCGCCGCAGCCTGCCAACACACTGGACTCCACTGAGTGTGACTCTGGGATGGGGTAGGAcattcagaaagaaaacaaaaatgccaaatttgaaatattttagaAGAACTTTAAAGTAGTATAATTAGAAGGAAAAAAGTCATAACATTAAGGAATGCAGATACACAGCACTGTGCTAAAATCTTGAGCTTCttatcatttattttagtttaaaacaaaattaaaataaaaactgaacattttgcAGTGATACACAGTTACATCCGCAAAcccccggcacatcattttcagatcaccgcggtcttacgctactcaggttaaatttcattttacttaaactgttgttttgatttgttgtgTCCTGTTAGGAATGCCAGCGTGTTTCATGGTCATCACACTGGGGGTGAGCTACAGGGTGGACAATCCGCTGGGATATAGACAAGAGGAATTGTGGGTAATCTGTGAAATTCTCCACCCTACAATGACCTAAATTCCCAGTTTGGATTATAGAATAGTTTATATATTGTGAAATTTATGGAAGAC from Astatotilapia calliptera chromosome 23, fAstCal1.2, whole genome shotgun sequence harbors:
- the LOC113016448 gene encoding mucin-5AC-like produces the protein MDGWVWLVFTLASSTAGAELTAITDIPDTATTALLPTALPDHSTTSQNITTTPSFIASQSITAPSLTTTQNIITASSITTATQNITTAPSITTATQNITTAPSITTATQNITTASSITTATQNITTASSITTATQNITTASSITTATQNITTAPSITTATQNITTAPSITTATQNITTAPSITTATQNITSTTQNITTASSITTATQNITTATQNITTAPSITTATQNITSTTQNITTAPNLTTTQNITTAPSITTATQNITSTTQNITTAPSITTATQNITTAPSITTATQNITSSTQNITTAPRITTATRNITSTTQNITTAPSITTATQNITTAPSITTATQNITSTTQNITTAPSITTATRNITSTTQNITTAPSITTATQNITPATQNITTAPNLTTTQNITTAPSITTATQNITTAPSITTATQNITSTTQNITTAPSATATTTQHIATTPSTTATITQNIATVPSITNTTQNITIAPSITTATQNITTAPIITTATQNITSTTQNITTAPSITTATQNITSTTQNITTAPSLTTTQNITTASSITTATQNITTASRITTATQNITTAPSLTTTQNITTASSITTATQNITTATQNITTAPSITTATQNITSTTQNITSTPSTTATTTQKITATTQNITTAPNVTTITQNFTTSPTIPITTSKTYTTPSTSTSTTSPTSVTPPTTTALKCDNGGENVNGVCLCPDEWTGETCSEVNFCAAQRFEGFRFPRTPIGWFAYSDEICEVGTSGAGKPQASTRCLFMSESPGFNTLHIFQCNLTLSDIQQNLTSPADLEMLATSTQILTSNPEELTAENVTAAAEIANTLLLSANATESVRVAAVATVSQLLNTTVSDDTEENNTTLGLTVTLDQLSVNLSLNLNASQSQIVQPNLVVQSAQISAAGTQGVQFTSLKGTSGSFVAERIQLNTNATQVVVENGFIADALIYVRFPQGKGVRSRQTDSNVSLGFVLYQNDRFFRSKLYLRRRATIRVLSASVRGQEPNMVPQHVEMMFRPRNISGTSLYDFSCVFWNYSQKDWSTSGCSKGNTSDGLMRCFCNHTTNFAALWSYRENYEYAEALGVISIVGLSLSILGLVVTIIYHIKENFFSKSHGQPSNLNSKLALLCIYLSLLAFIITFLSGVQNSSRQNDTKVQSDDRINNILNSDEHIEPDRGSCTAVAALLHFLLMATFMWNSVYSTQLVLLVRSMRRSLPTHWTPLSVTLGWGMPACFMVITLGVSYRVDNPLGYRQEEFCWLAALDKNKQFNFGKPMFWAFLLPIGLILIYNIVLLVITSMTTCKVEPRLTSNKKSSLSRKFLISLSLAVLLGLSWTLGYFVLLSSEKTHLIFSILFYICTTTQGLQIFLLFTARTRAFRASMSRSMQYISSINIPLNNTKYNLWKKWNTWNMSQSETYRDLSDIEMTTSKTL